The stretch of DNA GAAAACGGGCCGCGAAAGCCGTCCGTTAGAACTCGCCATCGACATGGCGCTTGCGTACGTAAAACGACATGCCGGCGTCGTCAGGCAGGAGCTTCCATTCTGACAATTGCCTGCGCGATCGCTCACACCGCCGATTGCATGAGTTCTTCAACGAATCCGGCGAATTGGCGCGCCTTTGCAGTCATCATGCGCCTGGCAGGAAAGACGGCCCAAAGGTCGATAGAAGGCAACGACCAGGCTTCCAGTACCCGCACGACGGCACCGCTTTCCAGTTCCGGCGCGAACATCCAGTCCGACGTGATGGTCAGGCCCATATCCGCCAGTATCGCGGCGCGTAACCCTTCGGCAGCACTGACGCGCAGCCGTCCCGAAACGGAGACCGAAACCGCGGAGCCATCGCGTGTGAACGACCAGACGCTCGGCAACTGACTGTAGATGACGGTATCATGGTTCGCGAGATCCGCTGGAGTTTGCGGCCTACCCGCACGCGCGAGATACGCGGGCGTCGCGAGTACCGACCGACCGCCCGTCGCGATTTTGCGGGCAACTGCTGTGGAATCGGAAAGCGCGCCCATGCGCAGGGAGATATCGACGCCCTCTGCCACGAGATCGATCATGCGATCGTCGAGAATGATATCGACGTCGAGATGGGGATGTTCCGCCAGGAATTGCGGCAATTTCGGTATGACATGCAACCGCGCGAACGTCGTTGCGGCCGAGACCCGTAACCGTCCCCAGAGCCCTGCACCTGCCCCTTTCGCAGCAAGCTCCGCCTCGTCGGCTTCCTGAAGGGCGTTTCGCGCGCGTTCGTAAAAATTCTGCCCAGCCTCGGTCGGCGTCAGTCCGTGCGTAGAGCGGATCAGCAAGCTGACCTGCAGCCGGGATTCAAGCTGTGCGATCGTTTTGGAAACCGCTGGCTGCCCGACGCCAAGCTGACGTGCGGCAGATGAGAACGAGCCCGTTTCCACCACCCGTATAAAGGTAGCCATTGCTTGATACCGGTCCATGTTATTCCTCCCAGGAATGACCTTTATCGCCCTGACGCAGCTGCCATGTCGAGCCGCTTCAAGACATATCTCGCACGTCACCCGGATAGGCCGGGCCAGAGAGAAAGAAAACCCGATGTTCGGACCCTTCATCGTCGCGGCGGCTTTGTTGCGTAAACGCTTGTATTGGATTCACGGAATGAATCCAGACTGGTAGCTGGGAGTGATGAGCAAGCCGAAGCCCACGCGATACCGCACGACGAACTGGTCCTCCTACAACGCAGCGCTGAAGAAGCGTGGATCTCTGACGGTTTGGTTTGATCCATCCATGAATTGGGAAGGTCTTCCGACGGGACGCCGGGGACGGCGGCAGAGTGACAGCGATGCTGCGATCCAGACCTGCCTGACGTTGAAAGTCCTTTTCGGTTTTGCGTTGCGGCAGACAGCGGGGTTTGTTGAAAGTCTCCTGCATCTGGCCGGACTTGCGTGGTCGGTGCCAGATTTCAGCACGCTGAGCCGCCGACAGGAAGTCCTGACGGTCGATATCCCCCGTATCGCGGTTCGAACGGTCCGCTCCCTCTTCTGATCGATAGCACCGGGATCAAGGTCGAAGGAGAAGGTGAATGGCACAGGCGCAAACATGGCGGTTCGAAACGTCGTCTCTGGCGTAAACTCCCTATCGGGATCGACGCAGGATCTCTGAAAATCAGGGCCGTAGAAATGACGGGAAACGAGATCGGTGATGCCCCGGTCCTGGCCGCCCTTTTGGAACAGATCCCTGAAGATGAGGACATCGCCAGCGTCACGGCCGATGGAGCGTATGATACGAGGCGATCCCATGAGACCATTGCCAGTCGCAGTGCTCAGGCTGCCATCCCTCCTCGAAAGAACGCAACACCAGGGCGCTCCACATCACCGGGCGCCATCGCCCGAAATGACGCTCTACAGACTTGCAAGCATCTCGGACGGGCCAACTGGAGACGATGGAGCGGTTATCATCGACGAAGCCGCGTCGAGACGAAGATGCACTGCATCCAGCGACTGGGCCAGCGTCTGACAGCACGGGATTTCGACCGCCAACTCACGGTTCACATCCATGTCGCCATCCTCAATCGCTTCACAGCGCTCGGAACCCCCGTCACTCATGCAGTCGCCTAGCAAAAAAACATAAAAGGCATCACAACATTCATTTAACAAATCGTGCAACAGAGCCCCGATACGCCCGTTGGTGAGATGATCGAGCGTGCTCATGCGCCGGGCGAAGGAATAGGGTTCTTCGAATGTCAGCGTCGCCGTCAGGCCGAAACCAAGATTTTCCGTCACCGCCGCCATGGCCGCGATCAGCATGGCTGGATCGTTGACAGGCACTTGTGAAGCGTTGCGCAGGGCCGCTTCGGGGCCGCCGCCATAGACATCGTATGTGCCGAGAACGTCCGCGATAAAGAGTCCATCGAACAAGCCGCGTTCCAGAAGCCGGGCGAGATTCGTCCAGTAGCCCACAGTATTGTAGCTGTCCGACCGATCTTCCGGATGGCGCCAGAGGCCGCTCGCCTGATGCGAGACACAGTTCATGTCGAATGCGTTGACGGGAATTTCAGACATGCGTCGTCTCCCTTATGCGCCTAATTGAAACCGAGGGATATGCCGCCGAACACACCGAACCCGTCTCCCGGCTGGAAGACCGCAAGTTGCTGTCCGTTGGAGATGTATCCTGGAACGACGATCGAAGCGTAATGCTTGTTAGCGAGATTGTTGAAGGAGAGGAACACCTGCCGATGCTTGCCAGGCCACTCGTATCCCATGTTGAAATTGTAAATATGGTAGGCCGGTGCGTAGTAAGTGTCATCGTAGGAGCCGGAAACCTTTGATGAAACCTGGGCATTGAAGCCGGCATAGAAGCCGCTCTTCAGATCGAGGCGTACTTCGCCTTGATAGAAATGCGCCGGAATACCGGGGAGTTTATTATGGCCGAACGTTGGGTCATGTTTGAAGTGGAAATCCTGATAAGTATAGGATTGGCGTAACCCGAGCTTGCCGCCGGACCATTTTACGAGATCGCTTTCCAGGGACGCTTCCACACCTTGATGAACCGTCGGAGTTGCGTTCGAATAGGTCGCATTGCCGTAAAGTTGCGACTGGGGTGTCATGACGGAAAGCAGTTCGTCATGCACGGACGAGTAGTAATAAGAGACGCTCCAGCGGTTATTGAGCCAGTTGCCGCTCGTGCCGACTTCGTAAGTCGTCGCGGTTTGGTTATCGAGCTTCACGCCTGAGGAGTTCAACCCTTGCGCAGGGCCGGACGTGTAGAGCGCGCCGGAGAGAAGCTGCCAATCGTTCGCGGGCTGGAAGCTACGGCTTACGTTTCCGTAAATCGAGACATGCGGGCTGATGACATAACGGAAGCCGCCGCGAGGCGTGAAGCCCACCGATGAGGTGCCGACCGAACTCTGCGTCGCATACGACACGTTGGTGGAGCGTTGCACGAAGTCGAGCGCTCCCGCAGCCGTGAGCCAGAAATTATGGAACAACTCGAAATTGTTCCGGATATGGAAATAATTGTCCGTGCCGCCATAATTGGCATGGCGTAGAATGGTGCCGAAGGGAACGTTCGCATAAATCCCCGTTCTGGTGCGACTTCGGTTGGTTTGCCATGCTTCGAGATCGGTATAGGTATCGATGCCGAACAGAGTTTCGCTCTTGTGTCCCCAAAGCTTGTCGTCACGGCTATAACGGAGCACGCCAGCGACGGTCTTGTAGCCCCATCTTTGGGCAGTGGTTCCGTTCTGAATGTCGATCGGCGCATCCTGATAGTTGAAGCCGAGTTCCAGTTTGGAATGGTCGTCGATCCGGATAGTTGTCATATCGCCATACCATTTCGAACCTGGCTGGATACGGTGACCGTGCAGATTCACGTAAAGCGACTGGGCTTGTTTAGGATTGGAAATGATCTGATCGCGGGTCAAATAACCAGGATACCCGTTTTGAGTCTGGCGGTAGCGGAAAAACAAGCGTGTCGAGACGTTATCGTTGAAGCGGTAGCCGTAATTCGCGTTTACGCCGAAGCTGCTGGCTGCCGTTTGCTGCTGGTAGCCGCCACGATAGGATTTGGTGAGGCTGATATAATAATCCGACTTGCCGATCACGGCGCCGGAACTGATCTGCTGTTTGTTGTAATTGAAGCTCCCCGCTTCGGCGCGCGCCTGAAAATGGTCGGCGGTATAGCCGGTGGGCGTCACGTAATTGATTGCACCGCCGAGTTGCAGCCCGCCATAATCGAACGCATTCGCCCCGCGCAGTACCTCGGTATATTGAATGCCGAGCGTCTCGAACAGTTCATACGGCGTTCCGGCAGGCGTCGTGACCGGAAGGCCATCGAACATGAGAAGAACGCCGGACCTGAAATAATTGGTGCCTGTCTGAATACCTGAACCGCGGATCGACAGACGCAGACCGTCGCCGCCGCCAGAACTCTGCACGAACACGCCGGGCTGGAACGACAGCAGGTCGGCGTTGGTAAAATTGCGGCTTTTAAGCACTTCTTTGGAATCGATGATGGAAGTGCCGCCGGGAATGCTTGCGAGGCGATGCGCAGCCACGGAGGTGGGTGACAGGCGGCGGCGCGAGACTGTAATCGCTTCGCTTTTCGAGGCGCGAACGGCGGCTGGCGGCGTGCTGGGTTGGACGGATTGATGCGCCGTCGAATGGGCGTGTGAAGCCGTACGTGCCTGTGTGGAGGATGCTGGAGCAGCCAAGGCGATATGCTGTCCGAACGTCAGGATCGACGCGCCCGCCGTTAGAGCCAAACGTCGTTGCAGTGGCGGAGAGCGGTCAGTAGAAGAAAGAATGAAGCGCATGGTTCGGATTCCGAAAGCAGATATTAAGGGAAGTTGGTTTTGGAATTGCGCGCCAAAACATCGTTGCCTTTCGTGATCATCCTTTGAGATAAAAAATGACGGTTTACCGGCGTTTTTAATAAAAAATACCATTTTATGTCGTTGAATTGGGGCAAAAATTTTCACAGCTCTGCGTAGCGTCTGCGGAACCAGACGAGGCCGCGTCCAGCTTCGGGGCGAAGGTCCATCGTCTCCACTTCGGCGAAGATCACGGTGTGGGTGGCGACTTCCGTAATCTCGGCGATACGACATTCCAGGGTCACCAAAGCATCGGCGAGAATGGGAAGGCCACTCGCGCCCTGTCGCCATGCTCCTTCGGCAAAACGTGCGTCCATATCCAGGCTGCTCGTCGCGAAACGAGTCGAAAGCGTATCGTGACTATGGGCGAGGATATTGATGGCAAGCTTGCCATGAGCGATCAGATGAGGGTGGGCGCTGGTGTTACGGTTGACGCAAACAAGCAAAGTCGGCGGAGCATCCGAGACGCTGCTGACGGCCGATGCGGTGAAGCCATGCCGACCGTTGGGGCCATCTGTCGTGATGATGGTGACCGCGCTGGCGAGCAAGGACATCGCATCGCGGAAAGTGGCGGTATCGGCATTGCTGCTGGCGGCGGTGGGACGGTTGATGACTGCGCTCATGATTGTGTCCTCTGGGCAATTTGAAGTGAGGAGAGGTGTTCTGCTGGCGCGCGAACGGGGGAGAGAACATCGAGTGATCTGTCGCTATCGGCGTCGTATCCGAATACTTCCCAGCGGATGGCGAGGTGAAACAGGATACCGATGACCGGGGCCGTCAAAACCACCCAGAACACACCGGTTCCGAGGTTGGTGTAGAGGCTGGGCAACGCCCACATCGTGAGAGTAGCGGCAATGCCGGACACGAAATTAGCGAAGCCGATCCCGCTACCCCGCAACTCTGTCGGATAGCTCAGCGTCGGGTAGATCATCTGCTGGCAACCGGGGCCGAAGCCCTGAGCGAACAAAAACGCGGCGAAGCCGATGATGACGAAAACGATCCCGGCGGTGGAATGTGGCGTGCCGACCAATGCCAACGTAGCAATGCCTGCAATCTGTAGCGCGTAACCCGCGATCGTAATCGGTCGGGAGCCGAAGCTGCGGGCGATACGCACACCGATTAGGCCGCCTGTGAAGGCAAAGACGAGATTGAGTATGATTCGATATGACCAGCACCTGCGTGCGTGTCGCGTGCAACATTGTGGAAAGCAGCGTCGGTGCGCCGAAGGCGATGGCGGCATAGGAATACGCACTCACGATCTTCATGCCGCAAACCAGCACGGTACGCCGTAAGAGCGGTGGCCGAAGCAGGGACGAAGGCGGCGGCGGGTTCGGGCGCGGCGGCGGCATGGTAACGTGCAGAACCGGGTCCACGCCATGGGAAGCGCGCAGGATTTCGGCTGCTCGCCTCAGATCACCGTTACGGGCGATCCAGATAGGCGATTCACTCATGTAACGGCTGCGAACGAGGATGATCGTCAGGGCGGGCAGCGCGCCGAAAGCCAATGAAGCGCGCCACAACCAATCGGGGTGACCGGCTGGAATGACGGCGTTGAGCGCGAACACCAGCAAGAAGCACAACGACGATGCAGCATACCAAGTTGGGCACCAGGCCGCCGCGCGGCTGGCTTTGCTGCCTTTGCCGGAAAGTTTTGAAAATTCCGAAAGGAACGCCATGGCGACGGGTAGATCCATGCCGACGCCAAAGCCCATGGCGAAACGCGCCGCGATCAGGATGGTGGCGGTCGGCGCAAAACCTGCGACGAGGGCTGCGATCACGAAGCAAGCCATATCGGCCATGAACACGGCGTAGCGGCCGATGCGGTCGGTCAGCCATCCTCCGAAAATACTTCCAGCGACGGTTCCCGCATTCATCGCGGCGGCGACGAACCCAGTCTGCGTCGTGGTCAGGCCGAAATGTTTTTGCACATCGCCGATGCCGTAAGAGAGCGTCGTGAGATCGTAGGCATCGAGGAACACGCCGCCGAGCGCCAATAACACAATGACATTGGCATGCCCTTTGCCAGCGGGGCCGCGATTGACGATGGCCGAGATGTCGTCTGCCGAGCGGATTACCGGACGCTCCGGCGATCCGGCGAAGGAAAGTTCATGCGCCATGATCAGGCCTCGATAAAAGAGTGCTGGTGCGGCGTGACGGCATCGCTCGCGAGGAGGCTGGCCACGGCCTCGGCGTTGGCGGTAACCTCGGGGAGCCCCATCAATTCGCCGAACGTGCCGCGTGAAAGCGGCCCTGCGATAAACAGCCGCTCCTGCGCGACGCCGCGTGCAAGCGCCCGGTGATCGAAGGTGGTGTGCAGGCCGAGGCCGACCGGGTCCGCTTCGACAAAGCCGTCCTGCGCCAAGCCGTGCAAGTAAGGAACAGCGAGAATACCCGCGTGGTTCGGCCCGGTGGTGTTGATGACCCGATCC from Kozakia baliensis encodes:
- a CDS encoding LysR family transcriptional regulator; the encoded protein is MDRYQAMATFIRVVETGSFSSAARQLGVGQPAVSKTIAQLESRLQVSLLIRSTHGLTPTEAGQNFYERARNALQEADEAELAAKGAGAGLWGRLRVSAATTFARLHVIPKLPQFLAEHPHLDVDIILDDRMIDLVAEGVDISLRMGALSDSTAVARKIATGGRSVLATPAYLARAGRPQTPADLANHDTVIYSQLPSVWSFTRDGSAVSVSVSGRLRVSAAEGLRAAILADMGLTITSDWMFAPELESGAVVRVLEAWSLPSIDLWAVFPARRMMTAKARQFAGFVEELMQSAV
- a CDS encoding TonB-dependent receptor family protein translates to MRFILSSTDRSPPLQRRLALTAGASILTFGQHIALAAPASSTQARTASHAHSTAHQSVQPSTPPAAVRASKSEAITVSRRRLSPTSVAAHRLASIPGGTSIIDSKEVLKSRNFTNADLLSFQPGVFVQSSGGGDGLRLSIRGSGIQTGTNYFRSGVLLMFDGLPVTTPAGTPYELFETLGIQYTEVLRGANAFDYGGLQLGGAINYVTPTGYTADHFQARAEAGSFNYNKQQISSGAVIGKSDYYISLTKSYRGGYQQQTAASSFGVNANYGYRFNDNVSTRLFFRYRQTQNGYPGYLTRDQIISNPKQAQSLYVNLHGHRIQPGSKWYGDMTTIRIDDHSKLELGFNYQDAPIDIQNGTTAQRWGYKTVAGVLRYSRDDKLWGHKSETLFGIDTYTDLEAWQTNRSRTRTGIYANVPFGTILRHANYGGTDNYFHIRNNFELFHNFWLTAAGALDFVQRSTNVSYATQSSVGTSSVGFTPRGGFRYVISPHVSIYGNVSRSFQPANDWQLLSGALYTSGPAQGLNSSGVKLDNQTATTYEVGTSGNWLNNRWSVSYYYSSVHDELLSVMTPQSQLYGNATYSNATPTVHQGVEASLESDLVKWSGGKLGLRQSYTYQDFHFKHDPTFGHNKLPGIPAHFYQGEVRLDLKSGFYAGFNAQVSSKVSGSYDDTYYAPAYHIYNFNMGYEWPGKHRQVFLSFNNLANKHYASIVVPGYISNGQQLAVFQPGDGFGVFGGISLGFN
- a CDS encoding flavin reductase: MSAVINRPTAASSNADTATFRDAMSLLASAVTIITTDGPNGRHGFTASAVSSVSDAPPTLLVCVNRNTSAHPHLIAHGKLAINILAHSHDTLSTRFATSSLDMDARFAEGAWRQGASGLPILADALVTLECRIAEITEVATHTVIFAEVETMDLRPEAGRGLVWFRRRYAEL